The Agromyces sp. G08B096 DNA window GGGGTCAACCGCGCCGCCGCTATCCTCATCCGGTGCAGACCTTCCGCGCGCGCGACGGCGCCGCCATCGACTTCCACGTTATCGACGATCGAGCGGATGCCTCGGCCCCGTCGCTCCCGCCCGCGATCGTGGTCCCCGGCGGTCCCTGCCGTGGGGTCGAGTACCTGGAGGACCTTGCGGGCGTGGCACGCGTCCGGCCCCTCGTGGTGCTGCACCCCCGCGGCACGCCGACCACGGGCGGGGCCTCACGCGGCTGGTGGACAGACGCCGATGACCTCGTCGATCTCGCCGACCACCTGGGCCTCGACGCGGTCGATGTCGTGGCGCACTCGGCGGGAACCCGGCTCACCCTCGCCGCCGCCGCCCGGTACCCCGACCGCATCCGCCGGCTCGCCCTGGTGACCCCCGCATCGACCTGGCTCACCGACGCGCCGCGCGACAGTCTCGAGATCGGCCGCCGACGCCGCGACCCGCTCGTCGACGCCGCGCTCGACTCCCTCACGGGCGTCGAGCCGGTCGACCAGGAGAGCTTCGAACGGGCACGCGTCGTCGAAGGCCCCGCCGGGTACGCGCGGTGGACCGAGCGCGAGCAGGCCCACGCGGCCGTCGGCGCCTGGTCGCTCGCGGCCATCGAGGCGTACTTCTCCGACGTCCCCGACGATGCGGCCGAGCGGGTGATCGCGGCGGACCTGCCGTCGGTGCTGATCATCGCAGGCGACGAGGACATCCTGGTCGGGGTGGCGCCCGTCGCGGCTGCCGCGGAGGCGCTCGGCGCCGAGCTCGTGTGGCTCGAGGACTGCGGACACTACCCGTGGGTGGAGCAGCCCGCGGCGTTCCGGGCCGCGCTCGAGGGGTGGCTGAGCCGGGGCTGAGTCCATGCGGTGGCGGCGACCTGCTACTGTCATGACAGTCTTTCAACGTGGAAACAATTGGATGCCGATGACCGCCCCGCACCCTCAGACCCGAGCGCGCCCGCCTCGCCCGACGGCCGGCCTCGGCGGCCGCACGTGGACCGCCCTCGTCATCATTGGGCTCGTCGGCCAGCTCGCCTGGACCGTCGAGAACATGTACCTCAACGTCTTCGTCTACGACGTGATCACGCCGCAGCCGG harbors:
- a CDS encoding alpha/beta hydrolase — protein: MQTFRARDGAAIDFHVIDDRADASAPSLPPAIVVPGGPCRGVEYLEDLAGVARVRPLVVLHPRGTPTTGGASRGWWTDADDLVDLADHLGLDAVDVVAHSAGTRLTLAAAARYPDRIRRLALVTPASTWLTDAPRDSLEIGRRRRDPLVDAALDSLTGVEPVDQESFERARVVEGPAGYARWTEREQAHAAVGAWSLAAIEAYFSDVPDDAAERVIAADLPSVLIIAGDEDILVGVAPVAAAAEALGAELVWLEDCGHYPWVEQPAAFRAALEGWLSRG